Proteins co-encoded in one Sparus aurata chromosome 18, fSpaAur1.1, whole genome shotgun sequence genomic window:
- the LOC115568309 gene encoding zinc finger protein 768, with the protein MMEESVSTFETHLTAVMDSLIRASVCEITKLFQETVNDYLVELSVNRRENEALKLRLRLTENKLRTERKYGMGWAAHRRSAGLEEAAGGRQKRKVEGARGKSKKSPAAAYGKGWPGGVWEEGGGGGGVVGGGGGGGGSGGAVGMVAGAGGKGGKEAREMYLIQFPGDEEDEGGMVEDEEGEGSLSVEGEETANIKEEFSHTEGYQPASLQLIKEALKMDPPSKNLHSGSRAQSEGDLSDRPPTLHPGEQDEEDWEVGSAEPSDGGMTMDELRGLESALRAERGREQAAMTVSQNVSPDRKMVRGSEISMAPKYIGLDGMEQDEELEPQPPTLQREEQVGQGRSKDPVRAAVELRLGWSKKLREGDSVTSGDDGMESEPRSHLSAPGSAGESGGEEEGGGDLLHFCPQCGGGFTSDAELEDHPCPLGGSQLQNSGAEDSLFPCAHCGNTFSHAWALKNHECACAAERPHCCEICGKRFTHSRSLERHHLVHTGERPHRCPQCGRTFSRLGNLERHQRIHTGERPYGCEACGKRFSRVEYLKRHQLIHNSEKATLQCSNCGSGFSDVEQLKNHQCF; encoded by the exons ATGATGGAGGAGTCGGTCTCCACGTTCGAGACCCATCTGACCGCCGTCATGGACAGCCTGATCCGAGCCTCCGTCTGCGAGATCACCAAACTCTTCCAGGAGACGGTGAACGACTACCTGGTGGAGCTGTCCGTCAACAGGAGGGAGAACGAGGCTCTTAAGCTGCGGCTGAGGCTCACTGAGAACAAGCTGAGGACCGAGCGCAAGTACGGGATGGGCTGGGCTGCCCACCGCCGCAGCGCCGGACTGGAGGAGGCGGCCGGAGGGCGGCAGAAACGAAAAGTTGAGGGCGCCC GAGGCAAGTCAAAGAAGAGCCCAGCAGCAGCCTATGGCAAAGGCTGGCCTGGAGGTGTgtgggaggaaggaggaggcggCGGTGGTGTTgtcggtggaggaggaggaggaggaggaagcggaggagcTGTGGGGATGgtagcaggagcaggaggaaaaggGGGGAAGGAGGCCCGGGAGATGTACCTCATCCAGTTCCCCggggatgaagaggatgagggAGGGATGGTGGAGGAcgaggaaggggaggggagtCTCAGCGTTGAGGGGGAGGAGACGGCCAACATCAAAGAGGAG TTTTCTCATACAGAGGGCTATCAACCCGCCTCGCTCCAGCTCATCAAGGAGGCTTTGAAGATGGACCCGCCCAGCAAGAACCTCCACTCTGGCTCCAGAGCCCAAAGCGAAG GAGACCTGTCAGATCGTCCTCCGACCCTTCATCCGGGAGAGCAAGACGAGGAGGACTGGGAGGTGGGCTCAGCAGAGCCGTCTGATGGGGGCATGACCATGGATGAGCTGAGGGGTCTGGAGTCCGCACTGAGGGCTGAGAGAGGCCGCGAGCAGGCTGCCATGACGGTCTCCCAGAATGTCAGCCCAGATCGCAAGATGGTGCGAGGCAGCGAGATCAGCATGGCGCCCAAGTACATTGGTCTGGATGGAATGGAGCAGGACGAAGAGCTGGAGCCTCAGCCACCGaccctgcagagagaggagcaggtaGGACAGGGCAGGTCGAAGGACCCGGTGAGGGCCGCAGTGGAGCTGAGGTTAGGCTGGTCGAAGAAGTTGAGAGAGGGCGACTCAGTCACGTCTGGAGATGATGGAATGGAGTCGGAGCCCCGGTCCCACCTGTCTGCTCCAGGAAGTGCTGGGGAGAGcggaggggaagaggagggtggTGGGGACCTGCTGCACTTCTGCCCACAGTGTGGAGGAGGCTTCACCTCAGACGCCGAGCTGGAGGATCACCCCTGTCCACTTGGAGGATCTCAGTTACAGAACAGTGGAGCGGAGGATAGCCTTTTCCCCTGTGCCCACTGTGGCAACACGTTCAGCCATGCCTGGGCACTAAAGAACCATGAGTGTGCATGTGCCGCCGAGCGGCCGCACTGCTGTGAGATCTGCGGAAAGCGCTTCACGCACTCGCGCTCACTGGAACGGCATCATCTGGTGCACACGGGCGAGAGGCCGCACCGCTGCCCTCAGTGCGGACGCACCTTCAGTCGTCTAGGCAATCTGGAACGGCACCAGCGGATTCACACGGGCGAGCGTCCATACGGGTGTGAAGCATGCGGAAAGCGGTTCAGTCGCGTGGAGTACTTAAAGAGACACCAGCTCATACACAACAGTGAAAAGGCGACGCTCCAGTGCTCCAACTGTGGGAGTGGTTTTAGTGATGTGGAGCAGCTGAAAAACCACCAGTGTTTTTAG
- the LOC115568655 gene encoding LOW QUALITY PROTEIN: endonuclease domain-containing 1 protein-like (The sequence of the model RefSeq protein was modified relative to this genomic sequence to represent the inferred CDS: deleted 2 bases in 1 codon), with the protein MKILFDIMQQQPLAVTANSKALSQRKMLQFSTGPLLLLLPWFYGLVLGEVSNDFSQCLDFFYEKTPPQGFKRAEYQPICQRYKDEPRFATLYQPRHRTPLYSAYKLSFGKGQRPGANWKYEPQLASPKAGPDMQPFPCTIPKRVKNSQAVPEDYKNSGYTRGHLNPSMHHKIKADREATFTLTNIVPQQQSSNQHTWNHLEREVFHRFKAHCNRLMYVITGVMPYESEAHWIKKRVSVPEYMWSAYCCPSYRRSLPESVRMFFPTYAAVGRNDRVSGEEIVPVNPDAKDRIRGYDVRRMPLQELEHILRRRLSMPRLRLFKRQCQ; encoded by the exons ATGAAAATACTGTTTGACATCATGCAACAGCAGCCATTAGCTGTTACGGCTAACT CCAAAGCCTTGTCTCAAAGGAAGATGCTGCAGTTCTCAACAGGacctctgcttcttctcctaCCCTGGTTTTATGGACTGGTCCTCGGAGAGGTCAGCAATGACTTTTCCCAGTGCCTTGATTTCTTCTATGAAAAAACTCCACCACAGGGCTTCAAAAGAGCAGAATACCAGCCAATATGCCAGCGCTACAAAGATGAGCCTCGCTTTGCCACCCTCTATCAGCCTCGGCATCGTACACCACTGTACTCTGCCTATAAACTCAGTTTTGGAAAGGGCCAA CGGCCCGGTGCTAACTGGAAGTATGAACCACAG CTGGCGTCTCCCAAAGCCGGCCCAGATATGCAGCCTTTCCCGTGCACAATCCCAAAGAGAGTGAAGAACAGCCAGGCGGTACCCGAGGATTACAAGAACTCTGGCTACACTAGGGGCCATCTCAATCCCAGCATGCACCACAAGATAAAAGCAGACCGTGAGGCTACCTTCACCCTGACAAACATCGTCCCGCAGCAACAAAGCTCCAACCAGCACACCTGGAATCATCTGGAGAGGGAGGTGTTTCATAGATTCAAGGCTCATTGCAACAGGTTAATGTATGTGATCACTGGGGTCATGCCTTATGAATCTGAGGCACACTGGATCAAGAAGAGGGTGTCTGTTCCTGAGTACATGTGGTCTGCTTACTGCTGCCCATCCTACAGGCGCAGCCTTCCTGAGTCAGTGAGGATGTTTTTCCCCACATATGCTGCAGTGGGAAGAAATGACCGTGTCAGTGGGGAGGAGATTGTGCCGGTGAATCCTGACGCGAAAGACAGGATCCGCGGTTATGATGTGAGGCGGATGCCCCTTCAAGAACTAGAGCACATCCTGAGGAGGAGACTGAGCATGCCCAGACTGCGTCTGTTTAAACGGCAGTGTCAGTAA
- the LOC115568317 gene encoding endonuclease domain-containing 1 protein-like, whose protein sequence is MSQRKMLQFSTGALLLLLPWFGGLVFGEISNDFSQCLNFFYNETPPSGIPAVGYQPICQRYKNQYHFASLYHRQHRAPLYSAYILSPADGKRPSNTWKYEPQLAFSRANPEMKSFYGNPPVDQNVIESQAVLEDYKNSGYTKGHLNPSMHQKTMADREATFTLTNIVPQRAGSNGGPWNSLEKELLGRFKAYCNGSMYVITGALPYITERWINNRVSAPEYMWSAYCCPSYSSNLPKSMKKFFPTYAAVGRNDRNSSQEIVPVNVKARASVRGYDVKRMSLETLEGILAQRLGIPISLFHGWCQ, encoded by the exons ATGTCTCAAAGGAAGATGCTGCAATTCTCCACAGGAGCTCTACTTCTCCTCCTACCCTGGTTTGGTGGACTGGTCTTCGGAGAGATCAGCAACGACTTTTCCCAGTGCCTCAATTTCTTCTACAATGAAACCCCACCAAGTGGTATCCCTGCAGTGGGATACCAGCCAATATGCCAGCGCTACAAGAACCAGTACCACTTTGCCAGCCTGTATCACCGTCAGCACCGTGCACCTTTGTACTCCGCCTACATACTCAGCCCTGCAGATGGCAAACGGCCCAGTAACACTTGGAAATATGAACCGCAG TTGGCGTTTTCCCGTGCCAACCCAGAGATGAAATCCTTCTATGGAAACCCCCCAGTGGACCAGAATGTGATCGAGAGCCAGGCGGTGCTTGAGGACTACAAGAACTCTGGCTACACCAAAGGCCATCTCAATCCCAGCATGCACCAGAAGACGATGGCAGACCGAGAGGCTACCTTCACCCTGACAAACATCGTCCCTCAGCGAGCGGGCTCCAACGGCGGACCCTGGAACAGTCTGGAGAAGGAGCTGTTGGGGAGATTCAAGGCCTACTGCAACGGGTCAATGTACGTGATCACTGGAGCCCTGCCTTATATCACAGAACGCTGGATTAATAACAGGGTGTCTGCTCCTGAGTACATGTGGTCTGCCTACTGCTGCCCATCCTACAGTAGCAACCTTCCAAAGTCCATGAAGAAGTTTTTCCCCACATATGCTGCAGTGGGAAGAAATGACCGCAACAGTTCACAGGAGATCGTGCCGGTTAATGTCAAGGCGAGGGCCTCGGTGAGGGGCTATGACGTGAAGAGGATGTCTTTAGAGACTCTGGAGGGCATCCTGGCGCAGAGGCTGGGCATACCCATCAGTCTGTTTCATGGATGGTGTCAGTAG
- the LOC115568318 gene encoding endonuclease domain-containing 1 protein-like, producing the protein MSQRKMLQFSTGALLLLLPWFGGLVLGEISKDFSQCLNFFYKRTPPSGIPAVGYQPICQRYENQYHFASLYHRQHRAPLYSAYILSPADGKRPVNTWKYEPQLASSNASPEMKSFYGNPPVSPKVIRSQAVLEDYKNSGYTKGHLNPSMHQKTMADREATFTLTNIVPQRVGSNGGPWSDLEKEMLERFKAHCKGLMYVITGALPYITERWINNRVSAPEYMWSAYCCPSYSSNLPKSMKKFFPTYAAVGRNDCNSGHEFVPVNVKTRASVRGYDVRRMSLETLEGILAQRLGIRISLFHGQCR; encoded by the exons ATGTCTCAAAGGAAGATGCTGCAATTCTCCACAGGAGCTCTACTTCTCCTCCTACCCTGGTTTGGCGGACTGGTCCTCGGAGAGATCAGCAAAGACTTTTCCCAGTGCCTCAATTTCTTCTACAAAAGAACCCCACCAAGCGGTATCCCTGCAGTGGGATACCAGCCAATATGCCAGCGCTATGAGAACCAGTACCATTTTGCCAGCCTGTATCACCGTCAGCACCGTGCACCTTTGTACTCCGCCTACATACTCAGCCCTGCAGATGGCAAACGGCCCGTTAACACTTGGAAATATGAACCGCAG TTGGCGTCTTCCAATGCCAGCCCGGAGATGAAATCCTTCTATGGAAACCCCCCAGTGAGCCCCAAAGTGATCAGGAGCCAGGCGGTGCTTGAGGACTACAAGAACTCTGGCTACACCAAAGGCCACCTCAATCCCAGCATGCACCAGAAGACGATGGCAGACCGAGAGGCTACTTTCACCCTGACAAACATCGTCCCTCAGCGAGTGGGCTCCAATGGCGGACCCTGGAGCGATCTGGAGAAGGAGATGTTAGAGAGATTCAAGGCTCACTGCAAGGGGTTAATGTACGTGATCACAGGAGCCCTGCCTTATATCACAGAACGCTGGATTAATAACAGGGTGTCTGCTCCTGAGTACATGTGGTCTGCCTACTGCTGCCCATCCTACAGTAGCAACCTTCCAAAGTCCATGAAGAAGTTTTTCCCCACATATGCTGCAGTGGGAAGAAATGACTGCAACAGTGGACATGAGTTTGTGCCGGTCAATGTCAAGACGAGGGCCTCGGTGAGGGGCTATGATGTGAGGAGGATGTCTTTAGAGACTCTGGAGGGCATCCTGGCGCAGAGGCTGGGCATACGCATCAGTCTGTTTCATGGACAGTGTCGGTAG